In the Drosophila takahashii strain IR98-3 E-12201 chromosome 3R, DtakHiC1v2, whole genome shotgun sequence genome, one interval contains:
- the AstA-R2 gene encoding allatostatin-A receptor isoform X1, with product MENATIMLNKINSSRMEENSTSYFTDEEWLSISSTLPWIVCFFFGVIAITGFFGNLLVILVVVFNKNMRSTTNLMIVNLAAADLMFVILCIPFTATDYMVYYWPYGVFWCRSVQYLIVVTAFASIYTLVLMSIDRFLAVVHPIRSRMMRTENITLIAIVTLWIVVLVVSLPVFFAHDVMVQYDAKKNITYGMCQFTENDFMGPKTYQVTFFTSSYLLPLMIISGLYMRMIMRLWRQGTGVRMSKESQRGRKRVTRLVVVVVIAFASLWLPVQLILLLKSLNVIETNTLSKLIIQVTAQTLAYSSSCINPLLYAFLSENFRKAFYKAINCSSRYQNYTSDLPPPRKTSCARTSTTGL from the exons atggagAACGCTACAATAATGCTGAATAAAATCAACTCTAGCAGAATGGAGGAAAACAGCACCTCCTACTTCACCGACGAGGAATGGCTGTCCATTAGCAGCACTTTGCCCTGGATCGTGTGCTTCTTCTTCGGGGTTATCGCCATCACTGGGTTCTTTGGCAACCTGCTGGTCATTCTGGTGGTCGTTTTCAACAAGAATATGCGATCTACGACCAACCTGATGATCGTTAACCTGGCCGCCGCCGATCTGATGTTCGTCATCCTCTGCATTCCCTTCACGGCCACCGACTATATGGTCTACTATTGGCCATACGGGGTGTTTTGGTGCCGCAGTGTCCAGTACTTGATAGTGGTGACGGCCTTTGCTTCGATCTACACCTTGGTCCTAATGTCCATTGATCGATTCCTGGCCGTGGTTCATCCCATTCGATCGCGGATGATGCGAACGGAGAACATCACCCTGATTGCCATCGTGACTCTGTGGATCGTGGTGCTGGTCGTCTCACTGCCGGTATTCTTCGCACACGATGTGATG GTGCAGTATGATGCCAAGAAGAACATCACCTACGGAATGTGCCAGTTCACGGAGAACGACTTTATGGGACCAAAGACCTACCAGGTCACCTTCTTTACCAGCTCTTACCTGCTGCCCCTGATGATCATCAGTGGGCTGTACATGCGCATGATCATGCGGCTTTGGCGCCAGGGTACCGGGGTTCGTATGTCCAAGGAGTCGCAAAGGGGTCGCAAGAGGGTCACCCGCCTCGTTGTCGTGGTGGTCATCGCCTTTGCCTCTCTTTGGCTGCCCGTTCAG CTCATCCTACTTCTCAAGTCGCTGAATGTCATCGAGACGAACACGTTGAGCAAACTCATCATTCAGGTCACTGCTCAGACACTGGCCTACAGCAGCTCCTGCATCAATCCGCTGCTCTACGCCTTCCTCTCCGAGAATTTCCGGAAGGCCTTCTACAAG GCCATTAACTGCTCGTCTCGGTATCAAAACTACACATCTGACTTGCCACCGCCACGAAAGACGTCGTGTGCCAGGACCTCGACCACAGGACTCTAA
- the AstA-R2 gene encoding allatostatin-A receptor isoform X2 has protein sequence MENATIMLNKINSSRMEENSTSYFTDEEWLSISSTLPWIVCFFFGVIAITGFFGNLLVILVVVFNKNMRSTTNLMIVNLAAADLMFVILCIPFTATDYMVYYWPYGVFWCRSVQYLIVVTAFASIYTLVLMSIDRFLAVVHPIRSRMMRTENITLIAIVTLWIVVLVVSLPVFFAHDVMVQYDAKKNITYGMCQFTENDFMGPKTYQVTFFTSSYLLPLMIISGLYMRMIMRLWRQGTGVRMSKESQRGRKRVTRLVVVVVIAFASLWLPVQLILLLKSLNVIETNTLSKLIIQVTAQTLAYSSSCINPLLYAFLSENFRKAFYKSLQSERFGIRTTTHQDVSSEKTTY, from the exons atggagAACGCTACAATAATGCTGAATAAAATCAACTCTAGCAGAATGGAGGAAAACAGCACCTCCTACTTCACCGACGAGGAATGGCTGTCCATTAGCAGCACTTTGCCCTGGATCGTGTGCTTCTTCTTCGGGGTTATCGCCATCACTGGGTTCTTTGGCAACCTGCTGGTCATTCTGGTGGTCGTTTTCAACAAGAATATGCGATCTACGACCAACCTGATGATCGTTAACCTGGCCGCCGCCGATCTGATGTTCGTCATCCTCTGCATTCCCTTCACGGCCACCGACTATATGGTCTACTATTGGCCATACGGGGTGTTTTGGTGCCGCAGTGTCCAGTACTTGATAGTGGTGACGGCCTTTGCTTCGATCTACACCTTGGTCCTAATGTCCATTGATCGATTCCTGGCCGTGGTTCATCCCATTCGATCGCGGATGATGCGAACGGAGAACATCACCCTGATTGCCATCGTGACTCTGTGGATCGTGGTGCTGGTCGTCTCACTGCCGGTATTCTTCGCACACGATGTGATG GTGCAGTATGATGCCAAGAAGAACATCACCTACGGAATGTGCCAGTTCACGGAGAACGACTTTATGGGACCAAAGACCTACCAGGTCACCTTCTTTACCAGCTCTTACCTGCTGCCCCTGATGATCATCAGTGGGCTGTACATGCGCATGATCATGCGGCTTTGGCGCCAGGGTACCGGGGTTCGTATGTCCAAGGAGTCGCAAAGGGGTCGCAAGAGGGTCACCCGCCTCGTTGTCGTGGTGGTCATCGCCTTTGCCTCTCTTTGGCTGCCCGTTCAG CTCATCCTACTTCTCAAGTCGCTGAATGTCATCGAGACGAACACGTTGAGCAAACTCATCATTCAGGTCACTGCTCAGACACTGGCCTACAGCAGCTCCTGCATCAATCCGCTGCTCTACGCCTTCCTCTCCGAGAATTTCCGGAAGGCCTTCTACAAG AGCCTGCAATCCGAGAGGTTCGGCATAAGGACAACGACGCATCAGGATGTGAGTTCTGAGAAAACTACCTATTAA
- the LOC108063546 gene encoding putative polypeptide N-acetylgalactosaminyltransferase 13 isoform X2, which produces MFAPRKYSRPRRCIFYILAFVICQLFFVFLFIRNGSYDNKAFSHQPLHHESESRKHFLEYREFISKTPQSCTTRSYNLPPPWQSDVSVVISFHNEARSMLLRTIVSLLRRTPEEYLHELILVDDGSQDVTLLDDLRRWMEEVFGGRMDRLGLILLKNQKRMGLIWSRNKGASLAEGHYVLFLDSHCEVNDGWLEPLLERLELNPQLAVSPLLDPIDPTTLSYRKGNELLKGGFDWSLHFHWLKRQLAKKELPEMAYKSPAFAGGILMMSREWFLQLGSFNSQLKIWGGESIELAIKLWLCGGQIEIVPCSRIGHIFRRLHAFDFPPQLDQQLSPAQETYLHNSKIIAESWLDEYKNMFYALRPVARRIPLDHTYDEMQRLRRERQCQPFEWYLRHVSPELRIHFDELSATGTLRNEDRCLHARQSDSQLILASCYLSDITQWRMLRTSGQLSTQRELCLGVGHRMGITLQPCGRNETTRNSQRWLRLGTHFLHAETHLCLDNPLKERLEMSTCRSHAVSQSFQFALEMDAS; this is translated from the exons ATGTTCGCCCCTAGAAAATATAGTCGGCCTCGCCGCTGCATTTTCTATATACTTGCCTTTGTGATCTGTCAGctgtttttcgttttcctATTTATCCGTAATGGAAGCTATGATAATAAGGCA TTCTCTCATCAGCCGTTGCATCATGAAAGTGAGAGTAGAAAGCACTTTCTGGAATACCGTGAATTTATCTCGAAAACACCACAAAG CTGTACGACCCGCTCTTATAACCTCCCGCCCCCTTGGCAATCCGATGTGAGTGTGGTGATCAGTTTCCACAACGAGGCGCGTTCGATGTTGCTGCGCACCATTGTTTCCCTGCTGCGACGAACGCCGGAGGAGTATCTGCACGAGCTAATTCTCGTGGACGACGGCAGTCAGGATG TGACCCTGCTGGATGACCTCAGGCGTTGGATGGAGGAGGTTTTTGGTGGACGGATGGATCGCCTGGGGCTCATCCTTCTAAAAAACCAGAAGCGCATGGGCCTGATTTGGTCGCGCAACAAGGGCGCCTCCTTGGCCGAAGGACATTATGTGCTCTTCCTGGACAGCCACTGCGAGGTGAACGATGGGTGGCTGGAGCCCCTGCTGGAGCGACTGGAACTCAATCCCCAGCTGGCAGTTAGCCCACTACTCGACCCCATTGACCCGACCACCCTGAGCTACCGGAAGGGCAATGAGCTGCTGAAGGGCGGTTTCGACTGGTCGCTCCACTTTCACTGGCTGAAACGACAGTTGGCTAAGAAGGAGCTCCCCGAGATGGCCTACAAGAGTCCTGCCTTTGCCGGTGGAATCCTGATGATGTCACGCGAATGGTTCTTGCAGCTGGGAAGCTTCAATTCGCAACTGAAG ATCTGGGGCGGCGAGTCCATCGAGCTGGCCATTAAATTGTGGCTTTGCGGCGGACAAATTGAGATCGTGCCCTGCAGTCGAATCGGACACATCTTCCGGCGACTTCATGCCTTCGACTTTCCCCCGCAACTCGACCAGCAGTTGAGCCCCGCCCAGGAAACCTATCTGCA CAACTCAAAAATCATTGCCGAGTCCTGGCTGGACgagtataaaaatatgttctaCGCACTGAGGCCGGTGGCCAGGCGAATTCCATTGGATCACACCTACGACGAGATGCAGAGGCTGCGCAGGGAGCGCCAGTGCCAGCCCTTCGAATGGTATCTGCGGCATGTCAGTCCCGAACTAAG GATTCACTTTGACGAGCTGTCGGCGACGGGAACGCTGCGGAATGAGGATCGGTGTCTGCATGCCAGACAGAGTGACTCCCAGCTGATCCTGGCGAGCTGTTATCTTAGTGACATCACCCAGTGGAGGATGCTGCGCACCAGTGGCCAGCTGAGCACCCAGCGGGAATTGTGCCTGGGCGTGGGCCACCGTATGGGGATAACCCTACAGCCGTGTGGCAGGAATGAGACCACAAGAAACTCACAGCGATGGCTCCGCCTGGGCACCCACTTCCTGCACGCCGAGACGCACCTGTGCCTGGATAATCCGCTCAAGGAGCGGCTGGAGATGAGCACCTGCCGTTCGCATGCCGTCTCGCAGTCCTTTCAATTTGCATTGGAAATGGATGCCAGCTAA
- the LOC108063546 gene encoding putative polypeptide N-acetylgalactosaminyltransferase 13 isoform X1 yields the protein MFAPRKYSRPRRCIFYILAFVICQLFFVFLFIRNGSYDNKAFSHQPLHHESESRKHFLEYREFISKTPQRSEDFYQYNLHLSDSLGVIRKLPLTKHTSCTTRSYNLPPPWQSDVSVVISFHNEARSMLLRTIVSLLRRTPEEYLHELILVDDGSQDVTLLDDLRRWMEEVFGGRMDRLGLILLKNQKRMGLIWSRNKGASLAEGHYVLFLDSHCEVNDGWLEPLLERLELNPQLAVSPLLDPIDPTTLSYRKGNELLKGGFDWSLHFHWLKRQLAKKELPEMAYKSPAFAGGILMMSREWFLQLGSFNSQLKIWGGESIELAIKLWLCGGQIEIVPCSRIGHIFRRLHAFDFPPQLDQQLSPAQETYLHNSKIIAESWLDEYKNMFYALRPVARRIPLDHTYDEMQRLRRERQCQPFEWYLRHVSPELRIHFDELSATGTLRNEDRCLHARQSDSQLILASCYLSDITQWRMLRTSGQLSTQRELCLGVGHRMGITLQPCGRNETTRNSQRWLRLGTHFLHAETHLCLDNPLKERLEMSTCRSHAVSQSFQFALEMDAS from the exons ATGTTCGCCCCTAGAAAATATAGTCGGCCTCGCCGCTGCATTTTCTATATACTTGCCTTTGTGATCTGTCAGctgtttttcgttttcctATTTATCCGTAATGGAAGCTATGATAATAAGGCA TTCTCTCATCAGCCGTTGCATCATGAAAGTGAGAGTAGAAAGCACTTTCTGGAATACCGTGAATTTATCTCGAAAACACCACAAAGGTCAGAGGATTTTTACCAGTACAATCTGCACTTGAGTGATTCTTTGGGAGTAATACGAAAACTGCCCTTAACGAAGCATACTAg CTGTACGACCCGCTCTTATAACCTCCCGCCCCCTTGGCAATCCGATGTGAGTGTGGTGATCAGTTTCCACAACGAGGCGCGTTCGATGTTGCTGCGCACCATTGTTTCCCTGCTGCGACGAACGCCGGAGGAGTATCTGCACGAGCTAATTCTCGTGGACGACGGCAGTCAGGATG TGACCCTGCTGGATGACCTCAGGCGTTGGATGGAGGAGGTTTTTGGTGGACGGATGGATCGCCTGGGGCTCATCCTTCTAAAAAACCAGAAGCGCATGGGCCTGATTTGGTCGCGCAACAAGGGCGCCTCCTTGGCCGAAGGACATTATGTGCTCTTCCTGGACAGCCACTGCGAGGTGAACGATGGGTGGCTGGAGCCCCTGCTGGAGCGACTGGAACTCAATCCCCAGCTGGCAGTTAGCCCACTACTCGACCCCATTGACCCGACCACCCTGAGCTACCGGAAGGGCAATGAGCTGCTGAAGGGCGGTTTCGACTGGTCGCTCCACTTTCACTGGCTGAAACGACAGTTGGCTAAGAAGGAGCTCCCCGAGATGGCCTACAAGAGTCCTGCCTTTGCCGGTGGAATCCTGATGATGTCACGCGAATGGTTCTTGCAGCTGGGAAGCTTCAATTCGCAACTGAAG ATCTGGGGCGGCGAGTCCATCGAGCTGGCCATTAAATTGTGGCTTTGCGGCGGACAAATTGAGATCGTGCCCTGCAGTCGAATCGGACACATCTTCCGGCGACTTCATGCCTTCGACTTTCCCCCGCAACTCGACCAGCAGTTGAGCCCCGCCCAGGAAACCTATCTGCA CAACTCAAAAATCATTGCCGAGTCCTGGCTGGACgagtataaaaatatgttctaCGCACTGAGGCCGGTGGCCAGGCGAATTCCATTGGATCACACCTACGACGAGATGCAGAGGCTGCGCAGGGAGCGCCAGTGCCAGCCCTTCGAATGGTATCTGCGGCATGTCAGTCCCGAACTAAG GATTCACTTTGACGAGCTGTCGGCGACGGGAACGCTGCGGAATGAGGATCGGTGTCTGCATGCCAGACAGAGTGACTCCCAGCTGATCCTGGCGAGCTGTTATCTTAGTGACATCACCCAGTGGAGGATGCTGCGCACCAGTGGCCAGCTGAGCACCCAGCGGGAATTGTGCCTGGGCGTGGGCCACCGTATGGGGATAACCCTACAGCCGTGTGGCAGGAATGAGACCACAAGAAACTCACAGCGATGGCTCCGCCTGGGCACCCACTTCCTGCACGCCGAGACGCACCTGTGCCTGGATAATCCGCTCAAGGAGCGGCTGGAGATGAGCACCTGCCGTTCGCATGCCGTCTCGCAGTCCTTTCAATTTGCATTGGAAATGGATGCCAGCTAA
- the LOC108063543 gene encoding seminase, producing the protein MLRLLWILQMLLVLVVLANASGSSKTHSHRYLLSPYRAQHNPRTQMDYKRSASAKSKDQAEVSNDTPHFGTSKEPIVRLTKSGRKVQLHFLMVRLYQHNKFICMGTIISEKLVITASTCFDEGGNDLVSMKMYNDKVLDGHKIPVNRTFLKGADPLLIAIELNTAPPNSSVLGDTVKLCDTELQNYSPVELPLWIRSRHSIHSQITYVKPIQECRHRLKDPRGVVATGSMICARNMKYTAKCQNAVGNPLIYREEICGINVAGHNCPAFTGVDLYIRVYDALEFSIKGMEIIKSSHIEDTIL; encoded by the coding sequence ATGCTGCGTTTACTTTGGATCCTGCAAATGCTGCTGGTACTCGTTGTCCTGGCGAATGCTTCAGGATCCAGCAAGACCCATTCTCATCGCTATTTGCTGAGCCCCTATAGAGCGCAGCACAATCCAAGGACACAGATGGATTACAAACGAAGTGCTAGTGCGAAAAGTAAGGATCAGGCGGAGGTATCAAATGATACACCGCATTTCGGGACCTCCAAGGAGCCCATAGTAAGGCTGACCAAATCCGGAAGGAAGGTGCAGCTGCATTTCCTAATGGTTCGGCTCTATCAGCACAACAAGTTCATCTGCATGGGAACTATAATATCCGAGAAGCTGGTAATAACCGCATCCACCTGTTTCGATGAAGGAGGAAACGATCTGGTGTCGATGAAGATGTACAACGACAAAGTGCTCGATGGGCACAAGATCCCAGTGAACAGGACTTTCCTCAAAGGTGCCGATCCTCTGCTGATCGCCATCGAACTAAACACCGCCCCGCCCAATTCCAGTGTATTGGGCGACACAGTGAAGCTCTGCGATACGGAACTTCAGAACTACAGTCCCGTCGAACTGCCCCTGTGGATTCGGAGTCGCCACAGTATTCACTCGCAGATAACGTACGTCAAGCCCATCCAGGAGTGCCGGCATCGCCTAAAGGATCCCAGGGGCGTTGTGGCCACCGGTTCGATGATCTGCGCCAGGAACATGAAGTACACGGCCAAGTGCCAGAATGCCGTGGGGAATCCTTTAATTTACCGCGAAGAAATCTGTGGCATCAACGTGGCGGGCCACAATTGCCCCGCCTTCACGGGAGTCGATCTGTACATTCGAGTCTACGATGCCCTCGAGTTCTCTATTAAAGGCATGGAAATCATTAAAAGCTCCCATATTGAAGATACAATATTGTAa
- the aqrs gene encoding trypsin epsilon, translating to MRLPITCILLLVLGLDYSASMWVKKYEENYHRPTYRNHRHSSDQHVNYNREALEASRGHVPALESRSITPFNASIHLSFYVNILNEGSVICAGALISHRMVITSTHCFLPGQVDATYEFTAKKMTILTAIDFAPNTEPHQVKAFFMPVNREDHFINHVALLALDHKLQRRKYRYIPLNRRRPQMGDEVKMVYIGPPTYKVSFYNTRVFDFERCHIHYGLKDLFHISTFEPDFFCVRNKKHSKKSTCSTRPGDPLIVDNRLVGVNIYGEHCDEDDDSTNMDIYLPIRVVVPFIQMATDALRAFTSSGPYNASLQIPLSPLLQSLADKVPNVYVGSNIPHLPFDDALMGGTPDDGRDSLEHHIKHADEYY from the coding sequence ATGCGGCTCCCAATCACATGTATTTTGCTTCTAGTTTTGGGGCTCGACTACAGTGCCTCAATGTGGGTGAAGAAGTACGAGGAGAACTACCATCGACCCACGTACCGCAATCATCGTCACAGTTCCGATCAGCACGTGAACTACAATCGCGAGGCTCTCGAGGCAAGTCGAGGCCACGTCCCTGCGTTGGAATCCCGCAGCATTACGCCCTTCAATGCCAGCATCCACCTGTCATTCTACGTGAACATCCTGAACGAGGGATCCGTGATCTGTGCGGGTGCCTTGATCTCGCACCGCATGGTCATCACATCGACGCACTGCTTCCTTCCCGGCCAAGTTGATGCGACCTACGAGTTTACGGCAAAGAAAATGACTATCCTGACGGCCATTGACTTCGCACCCAATACGGAACCGCATCAGGTGAAGGCCTTCTTCATGCCGGTCAACCGGGAAGATCACTTCATCAATCATGTGGCCCTGCTCGCCTTGGATCACAAGCTCCAGCGGCGCAAGTATCGCTATATTCCGCTGAATCGCAGGAGACCCCAAATGGGCGATGAGGTGAAGATGGTCTACATTGGGCCACCCACTTATAAGGTCTCGTTCTACAACACCCGGGTTTTCGATTTCGAACGCTGCCATATCCATTATGGTTTGAAGGACCTCTTCCACATATCCACCTTTGAGCCGGACTTCTTTTGCGTTCGGAATAAGAAGCACTCGAAGAAGAGCACCTGCAGCACCAGGCCAGGAGATCCCTTAATTGTGGACAACAGGCTGGTGGGTGTAAATATCTATGGGGAGCATTGCGACGAGGATGATGACTCTACGAATATGGACATTTACCTGCCCATCAGGGTGGTCGTACCCTTCATCCAGATGGCCACCGATGCTCTGAGGGCCTTCACATCCTCGGGTCCCTACAATGCCTCGCTGCAGATACCGCTCTCGCCTCTGCTTCAGTCCCTGGCCGACAAGGTTCCCAACGTCTACGTTGGTTCTAATATTCCCCATTTACCCTTCGACGATGCTTTGATGGGAGGAACTCCCGATGACGGCAGGGACTCACTGGAGCACCATATCAAGCATGCTGATGAATATTACTAA